A genomic segment from Paraburkholderia hayleyella encodes:
- a CDS encoding methyl-accepting chemotaxis protein: MLNNGITIKARIGLTMAFLAALLVAMGGLGLLGMSRSNDAYRETYTNQMPSAVNIGNSELYAARERLALDRAAFQAGSPDAAVTLERARNMRSISEEWWKKYLALPRDADEDRVAQTVSSKREELNRVMDAFALAVIANDQAKILDDVKQLQAVYNDLVLSGEALRKLQFTDAEDGYTHAQKMYGLFRIVCSTALGFGILAALFSYLSLRRAIARPLNEALDHFDAIAAGDLRHEAVTRSHDEMGQLLSGIGKMQRSLVNTVRTVRSGSESIATATRQIAAGNIDLSSRTEEQASALQETASSMEQLTGTVKQNADNARQASALAASASEIANKGNAVVSQVVGTMGEINQSSAKIADIISIIEGIAFQTNILALNAAVEAARAGEEGRGFAVVAGEVRSLAQRSSAAAKEIKELIDTSVERVQSGSALVDEAGRTMNEIISAVQRVTDIMGEIAAASEEQSSGIDQVARAVTQMDEVTQQNAALVEEAAAAAQSLEDQAGKLRSAVAVFQLEEESGGSATGAMQHAPAGSVSRPLRPAVTKTARFTPAPPRATPTLAAAGTDKDWETF, translated from the coding sequence ATGTTGAACAACGGCATCACGATCAAGGCGCGCATTGGGCTGACGATGGCTTTTCTCGCCGCATTGCTGGTCGCCATGGGGGGGCTCGGTTTGCTCGGCATGAGCCGCTCGAATGACGCTTACCGCGAGACTTATACCAACCAGATGCCGAGCGCCGTGAATATCGGTAACTCGGAACTGTATGCCGCACGGGAGCGGCTCGCACTGGACCGCGCGGCATTTCAGGCGGGCTCGCCGGACGCTGCCGTGACGCTGGAGCGTGCCCGCAACATGCGAAGCATCTCTGAAGAATGGTGGAAAAAATATCTGGCCTTGCCCCGCGATGCGGATGAAGACCGGGTGGCACAAACGGTCAGCAGCAAGCGTGAGGAGTTGAATCGCGTGATGGACGCGTTTGCGCTGGCGGTGATCGCCAATGACCAGGCCAAGATTCTTGACGACGTGAAGCAACTGCAGGCGGTCTACAACGACCTGGTGCTATCAGGCGAAGCGCTGCGCAAGCTGCAGTTCACCGACGCTGAGGACGGCTATACCCATGCGCAGAAAATGTACGGCCTTTTCCGTATCGTGTGCAGCACGGCATTAGGGTTTGGCATACTCGCCGCGCTGTTCTCGTACCTGTCGCTGCGGCGGGCGATTGCACGGCCGCTGAACGAAGCGCTGGATCACTTCGACGCCATTGCCGCGGGTGATTTACGGCATGAGGCCGTGACGCGCTCACATGACGAGATGGGACAACTGCTCAGTGGCATTGGCAAGATGCAACGCAGCCTGGTCAATACCGTGCGAACGGTGCGCAGCGGCAGCGAATCGATTGCTACCGCGACACGCCAGATCGCAGCCGGCAATATCGATTTGTCATCGCGTACGGAAGAGCAGGCGTCAGCGCTCCAGGAGACCGCCTCTAGCATGGAGCAGCTCACGGGCACCGTAAAACAGAATGCGGATAATGCCCGGCAGGCGAGCGCGCTCGCCGCCAGCGCCTCGGAGATCGCCAACAAAGGCAATGCAGTGGTGAGCCAGGTCGTGGGCACGATGGGCGAGATCAACCAGAGTTCAGCGAAGATCGCCGACATCATTTCGATCATCGAGGGTATTGCGTTCCAGACTAATATCCTCGCGCTCAATGCGGCCGTTGAAGCCGCTCGCGCGGGTGAAGAAGGGCGTGGCTTCGCCGTGGTGGCGGGCGAAGTGCGCAGCCTCGCGCAGCGTTCGTCGGCGGCGGCCAAGGAAATCAAGGAGCTGATTGATACGTCGGTGGAACGGGTGCAATCGGGCTCGGCGCTGGTCGACGAGGCAGGCCGCACCATGAACGAAATCATCAGCGCGGTTCAGCGTGTGACCGACATCATGGGTGAAATCGCGGCGGCCTCCGAGGAACAAAGCAGCGGTATCGACCAGGTGGCACGGGCTGTCACGCAAATGGACGAGGTCACGCAACAAAACGCCGCGCTGGTTGAAGAAGCCGCAGCCGCCGCGCAATCGCTCGAAGATCAGGCGGGCAAACTGCGTTCGGCGGTTGCCGTGTTTCAGCTTGAAGAGGAAAGCGGCGGCAGTGCGACGGGTGCAATGCAGCATGCACCGGCAGGCAGCGTGTCGCGTCCGCTCCGGCCCGCCGTGACGAAGACGGCTCGCTTCACGCCCGCGCCGCCAAGGGCTACTCCGACACTTGCCGCGGCTGGGACGGATAAAGACTGGGAAACGTTCTAA
- a CDS encoding PrkA family serine protein kinase: MDIYGSFASRFEKTREDELSLEEYLTLCKDHPTAYATAGERMLAAIGEPEQVDTRNDPRLSRIFANKVIKVYPAFREFYGMEEVIEQVVAYFRHAAQGLEEKKQILYLLGPVGGGKSSIAERLKQLMERVPFYAIKGSPVNESPLGLFDYDEDGPILEEQYGIPPRYLKSVLSPWAVKRLHEYNGDIRQFRVVRRYPSILRQIGIAKTEPGDENNQDISSLVGKVDIRKLEQYAQDDADAYSYSGGLCLANQGLLEFVEMFKAPIKVLHPLLTATQEGNFKGTEGFGAIPFEGVILAHSNESEWKAFRNNRNNEALLDRIFVVKVPYCLRYSEEIRIYDKLLRNSSLAQAVCAPGTLKMMAQMAVLTRLQEPENSSLFSKMQVYDGENLKDTDPKAKSYQEYRDFAGVDEGMTGVSTRFAFKILSRVFNFDSTEIAANPVHLMYVLEQQIEREQFPPETEQKYLSFVKDVLASRYAEFIGKEIQTAYLESYSEYGQNIFDRYVTYADFWIQDQEFRDHDTGESFDRAALNAELEKIEKPAGISNPKDFRNEIVNFVLRARAANAGNNPAWISYEKLRVVIEKKMFSNTEELLPVVSFNAKGSAEEQRKHEDFVNRMVTKGYTPKQVRLLCDWYLRVRKSS; this comes from the coding sequence ATGGATATCTACGGCAGTTTCGCATCCCGTTTTGAAAAAACACGAGAAGATGAACTCTCGCTGGAAGAATATCTAACGCTTTGCAAAGACCATCCCACTGCGTATGCCACGGCAGGCGAACGCATGCTCGCGGCAATAGGCGAACCCGAACAGGTCGATACGCGCAATGATCCGCGCCTGTCGCGTATTTTCGCCAACAAGGTTATCAAGGTATACCCCGCATTCCGCGAGTTTTATGGCATGGAAGAGGTGATCGAGCAGGTCGTCGCCTACTTCCGTCATGCCGCACAAGGGCTGGAAGAAAAGAAACAGATTCTTTATTTGCTCGGGCCTGTAGGCGGGGGCAAATCATCCATTGCCGAGCGCTTGAAACAGCTCATGGAGCGTGTGCCGTTTTATGCCATCAAGGGCTCGCCAGTCAATGAATCGCCGCTTGGGCTTTTCGATTACGACGAAGACGGCCCGATTCTCGAAGAACAATACGGCATTCCACCGCGTTATCTAAAGAGCGTGCTGAGCCCATGGGCGGTCAAGCGATTGCACGAATACAACGGCGATATTCGCCAGTTTCGCGTGGTGCGGCGTTATCCCTCCATTTTGCGGCAAATCGGCATTGCTAAAACCGAGCCTGGCGACGAAAACAATCAGGATATTTCGTCACTGGTCGGCAAGGTGGATATCCGCAAACTCGAGCAATATGCGCAAGACGACGCCGATGCTTATAGTTATTCCGGTGGGCTATGTCTGGCCAATCAGGGTTTGCTTGAATTCGTCGAAATGTTCAAGGCCCCGATCAAGGTGCTGCATCCGCTTCTCACTGCAACGCAGGAAGGAAACTTCAAAGGCACGGAAGGCTTTGGTGCGATTCCTTTTGAAGGTGTGATCCTGGCACACTCGAACGAATCCGAATGGAAAGCCTTTCGCAATAACCGTAATAACGAAGCTTTGCTGGACCGGATTTTTGTCGTCAAGGTGCCGTATTGCCTGCGTTATTCGGAGGAAATCAGGATTTACGACAAGCTGTTGCGTAATTCGTCGCTGGCACAAGCGGTCTGCGCGCCAGGTACGCTGAAAATGATGGCGCAAATGGCCGTGTTGACGCGTTTGCAGGAGCCGGAAAATTCGAGCCTGTTTTCGAAGATGCAGGTGTACGACGGAGAAAATCTCAAAGATACCGATCCGAAGGCGAAGTCATATCAGGAGTACCGTGATTTCGCCGGTGTGGACGAAGGCATGACCGGTGTGTCAACACGCTTTGCCTTCAAGATCCTGTCACGGGTGTTCAATTTCGATAGCACTGAAATCGCGGCCAATCCGGTGCATTTGATGTACGTGCTTGAACAACAGATTGAGCGCGAACAGTTTCCTCCTGAAACCGAGCAAAAATACCTGTCCTTTGTCAAGGATGTGCTGGCTTCGCGCTATGCGGAATTTATTGGCAAGGAGATCCAGACGGCTTATCTCGAGTCGTATTCGGAATACGGACAAAATATTTTCGACCGGTATGTGACTTATGCGGATTTCTGGATTCAGGATCAGGAATTCCGCGATCACGATACGGGAGAAAGTTTTGATCGCGCCGCGCTCAATGCGGAACTGGAAAAAATCGAAAAGCCCGCAGGCATTAGCAACCCCAAAGATTTCCGCAATGAAATCGTCAATTTTGTTTTACGTGCCAGGGCCGCGAATGCCGGGAACAATCCCGCATGGATCAGCTACGAAAAACTGCGTGTGGTGATCGAAAAGAAAATGTTTTCGAACACGGAAGAGTTGCTGCCTGTCGTTTCGTTTAATGCGAAAGGCTCTGCCGAAGAGCAGCGCAAACACGAAGATTTCGTCAACCGGATGGTTACCAAGGGCTACACGCCGAAACAGGTACGGCTGCTGTGCGACTGGTATTTGCGTGTGCGTAAATCATCATGA
- a CDS encoding YeaH/YhbH family protein — MLQIIDRRLAGKNKSIANRERFLRRVKNYIREAVADAVRDRSIKDIQSNQSISIPRKDIAEPSFRHGSGGRREMVHPGNADYIRGDRIARPQGGGGGRGGSASNDGEGEDDFVFELRREEFMQYFFDDLELPRLVKTQLLAVPTWKSIRAGWAAEGTPSNIDVVRSLRSALGRRIALGAPLVATLRELEQQLDALMADPDDRRCEIRLLEEEIHHLRGRIWRIPFIDPFDLRYVNRVKQPQPSSQAVMFCLMDVSGSMDEQRKDLSKRFFILLYLFLQRNYERIEVVFIRHHTRAEEVDEETFFHSTESGGTVVSSALELMQKVIDERYSPSEWNIYGAQASDGDNWTDDSPKCRQILADHILSRVRYFAYIQVAPEEQNLWLEYAQLAQTAPHLALKKVETAADIYPVFRELFEKQAASS; from the coding sequence GTGTTGCAAATCATCGACCGCAGGCTAGCTGGAAAAAATAAAAGTATTGCTAATCGTGAGCGCTTCTTGAGGCGCGTCAAGAATTACATTCGTGAGGCTGTGGCCGACGCGGTCCGCGACCGGAGCATCAAGGATATTCAGAGCAACCAGAGCATCTCCATTCCGCGCAAGGATATTGCGGAGCCATCGTTTCGTCATGGCTCCGGTGGGCGGCGTGAAATGGTTCACCCCGGCAATGCCGATTACATTCGTGGCGACAGGATTGCGCGTCCACAAGGTGGCGGCGGAGGGCGAGGCGGTAGCGCCAGCAATGACGGCGAGGGCGAAGACGATTTTGTTTTCGAACTGAGGCGCGAAGAATTCATGCAGTATTTCTTCGATGATCTGGAGTTGCCACGGCTCGTCAAAACCCAACTGTTAGCGGTCCCCACGTGGAAAAGCATTCGCGCAGGCTGGGCCGCTGAAGGCACGCCAAGCAATATCGACGTTGTCCGCTCCCTACGCAGCGCATTGGGACGGCGTATTGCACTCGGCGCACCACTCGTTGCCACGTTGCGTGAGCTCGAACAGCAACTGGACGCATTGATGGCGGACCCTGACGACAGGCGTTGCGAGATCCGTCTGCTGGAAGAAGAAATCCATCATTTGCGTGGCCGCATCTGGCGCATTCCATTTATCGACCCATTCGACCTGCGTTACGTCAATCGGGTCAAGCAGCCGCAGCCATCGAGCCAGGCCGTGATGTTCTGCCTGATGGATGTGTCGGGCTCGATGGATGAACAGCGCAAGGATTTATCCAAACGGTTTTTCATCCTGTTGTATCTTTTTTTGCAACGTAATTACGAGCGCATCGAAGTTGTCTTTATCCGCCATCACACACGAGCCGAGGAAGTGGATGAAGAAACTTTTTTCCATTCGACCGAAAGCGGCGGAACCGTGGTGTCGAGCGCGCTGGAATTAATGCAAAAAGTTATTGATGAACGGTATTCACCATCGGAATGGAACATTTACGGCGCCCAGGCTTCCGATGGTGACAACTGGACCGATGATTCGCCCAAGTGCCGGCAGATTCTGGCCGATCACATCCTGTCCCGAGTGCGTTATTTCGCCTATATTCAGGTTGCGCCCGAAGAGCAGAATCTCTGGCTCGAATATGCGCAACTGGCACAAACCGCGCCACATCTTGCGCTGAAAAAAGTAGAGACCGCAGCGGATATTTATCCGGTATTCAGGGAGCTCTTTGAAAAGCAGGCGGCGTCATCATGA